The following is a genomic window from Trueperaceae bacterium.
GCGAGGCGTTGGCGCTCTCCGGCAGGACGTCGGTCCGCGGCTGCAGCAGGCTGTAACCGGCGCTGACGCGGTCGTCCGGCCCGAACTCGGCGCGGTTGAGGGGGTGCGCCAGCGTGCCGACGAGGCGGTGGGCGCTGCCGGGCGGCAGCCGCGTGTCGGCGTCGAGGGTGAGGACGAACTCGACGTCGGCGAGCCTCCCCATGTCGCCGACGGTGACCTCGTAGGTGGTGTCGGTAGCGCCGCGCAGGAGGCGGTTGAGCTCCATCAGCTTGCCGCGCTTGCGTTCCCACCCCATCCACACCCCCTCGCGCGGGTTCCAGCGGCGACCGCGGTGCAGCAGGTAGAAGGGGCCCGCGGGCGCCGCGCCGTTGCCGGCGTGGATGCGTGGCTCGGCGGAGCCGTGCTTGACGTTCAGGGCCCGCACGCGCTCGCGGGCGTACTCGAGGAGGTCGGCCTCGCCCGGGAGGGTGGCGGCGCCCGCGTCCGGGAAGTCGGTCAGCAGGGCGAAGCGGAGCCTGGGGTCCGGGTTGCCGAGGTAGTGGCGCTCGAGTTGGGAGGTCAGGTCGTCGATGTCGGCGCGGCCGCCGAGGAGCACGGGCATCACCACGGCCGTCTCGTGACCCGCCGGGATGCCGCGACGGAAGTCGAGGCGGGGCAGGAGCCGCGGCTCGAGCATGCGGGTGACGGCGTAGTTGACGACCGCCACGGCCGCGGTCAGCGCGGGGACGACCAACAGGATGAGTGTGAGGGCGACGAGCCAGGCGCCTCCCCCTCGCGCGGCGGCGTACGCGCCGCCCCAGGTCACGAGGAGGGCGGCGAGCGTCACGACGCCGCCGATGTAGACGAGCGTGGGGTGCGACGTGACCCAGGCCCTCGTCCGTTCGGGCCGGGAGCGGCGGTAACCGAAACGGCGCTCGAGCGAGGCCACGCCCTCGTCCATCAACCAGTAGCCCACGTGCCGGGTGCGAGGCCTTGCCCCTGCCTCTCGCGCGGCGGCGGCGAGGCGCACCGCCTCGCGCGCGACGGCGAGCTCGTCGGCGCCGCTGCGCCGCGCCAGCCGCTCGACGACCTTGCGGTAGCGGTCGCGCGTCTCGAAGGTCATGCGCTCGTAGTCGCCGCTAGGGTCGGCGCGCAGTTCACGCTCGCACAGGCTGACGCGCTCGACGAGGTCGTCCCAGGCGATGGTCTTGAGGGCCCTCAGGCCGGCCACGCAGTTGGCCACGCGCTGATCGTGATCGGTGCCCACGGGCGCGGGGTCGCCGAGCGGGTCGGTCCGGTGCCGCGTGCCCTGCGGAGCGCCGCCGGGGGCGACCGTCGCGACGGCCGGCGCTTGCTGGTCTGGCCGCCGCTCCGTCACGCTGGTCGCGCTCTCGCTCAGCCACGCGATGAGCGTGAGCCGCAGCAGGCTCGGCAGCGACCACAGCTCGCCCAGCTGCAGTGGCGCCACGCGCTGGTACGCCTCCAGCAGGGTGGCGAGGCGCCGGCCGTCGACCCGGCCGGCGCACTCGCGGGCGAGCTCGACGGCGAGCGCGAGCGCGCGCGGTGCGCCGGCCCACTCCGTCCCCGCCGCGAGCACGGGGAGGCGCCGGTAGTAGTCGGCGGGGAGGTCCTGGATCACCTCCCTGATGGCCTCGCGGATCAGGTAGTAGTTGTCGAGGAACCACTCCGCCGCGTAGCTCTCGGATTCGGTGGCGGCGGACTGCCGCCCGAACAGCTGGTGAGCGCGGCGCAGTTGCCGGGTGTAGCCGTTGAGGCGGGCGAGGGGCGACGGCAGCACCGCGGCTCCGCCGGCGCCGGCGGGCGCGGTCGCGTGGGCCTCGGCCCAGGCGCGAGCCAGGCGCTCCGCCTCGGCGGTGACGTCCGGCGGCGTGATGCCGCGCACCGCGGCCGCGGCGGTCGTCGGGCCACTCACCGGCCCCACGCCTCGTCGGTGACGTCGGCGGCCGGCGCCGTGCGCTCGGTCCACGGCACGTCGTGAACGACGAGGAGGGGGGTGCGTCCGTAACCGATGAGGTTCGTGGCCACCTCGCCGTACGGCCAGGTCTGGTCGCCGCCGTACCCGTGGGCGCTGAGGATGACCAGGTCCGCGCCGGACTCGTCCACCATGGCGTGGAGCGCCGAGACCGTGCTCTTGCCGCGCTTCAGGCGCGTCTCCGTGCTCACCCCGATGCGCGCCTCGACGTCCGCCAGGTAGTCGCCCGCGGCGCTCTCGTTGACGGCCATGAGGTGCTCGACCAGGGCGGTCTCCTCGGGGGTGGGCGGCACGAGGCGCGGCAGCGCGGGCTCCTCGATGACGTGCGCGAGCACGACCTTGGAGGCCACGGCCGTGGCGAGGAAGCGCACGACCGGCAGCACGCACTCGGCCCGCCGCGAGCCGTCCAGTCCGACGAGCACGGTGNNNNNNNNNNNNNNNNNNNNNNNNNNNNNNNNNNNNNNNNNNNNNNNNNNNNNNNNNNNNNNNNNNNNNNNNNNNNNNNNNNNNNNNNNNNNNNNNNNNNGGTCCGTCGCGGCGGCCGTGATCGGGGGCGCGCTCGCCCCTGACGAGCAGGGTGGTCACGTACGAGCGCCACAGGACCTGCCCCCCGAGGGCGCCGACGTGCGCCCGCCCGAACTCGCCCGTCGGAAGCACCATGAGGTCCACCCCCTGGTGGACCTGGTGGATGATGTGCTCCGTGACCTGCCCCTCGGCGCAGGTCGTCTCGACCGTCAGCCCGGCGGCGCGAAGCTCGTCGGCCACGCGCGCCAGCCCCTCCTCGGCCGCCACGCGCCTGGCGTGCCACTCGAGGGTGTCGATCGGGCCGGCGTCCGGGCCGCGCTCGGGCGGCTCCAGCACGCGCATGACGTGCACGTCGGCTCCGGCGAGCAGCGCCATGGCGCGCGCGTGCCTGACTGCCTCGGCATCGAGGCCGGTGCCGGTCAACGGAAGCAAGAGGTGGCGGAACATGAACCCTCCCCATGGATCGCGGGGCGCGCCCGAGGAGGACGGCGGTCGTCGTCGGCTGAAGGGCGGTCGGACGACGCGGACGCATGGGAACGAGCGAGCCGCGCTGATGCGAGTCTAGTCCGGGTTCCCGGCCAGACCCGCGCAGCGCTCACGGCGCGCCCTAGCTGCTAGGCGCCGCCGCTCCAGTCGAGGATCACTTTGCCCGAGCGACCGCTCCGCATGACGTCGAACGCCGCCTGGAAGTCGTCGGCCGCGAAGTGGTGCGTGATGACGGGCGTGACGTCCAGCCCGGCGCTGAGCAGGTTGCGCATCTTGTACCAGGTCTCGAACATCTGCCGCCCGTAGATCCCCTGGAGGGTGAGGCCCTTGAAGATGACCTGGTTCCAGTCGACGGCGAAGCCGGCGGCGGGGATGCCGAGGAGCGCGACCTTGCCACCGTGGATGATGGTCTCGAGGATCTGCGCGTAGGCGGCGGGGGCGCCCGACATCTCGAGGGCCACGTCGAACCCCTCCACCATGCCGAGGTCGGCCATGACGCGGCCCAGGTCGGCGTCCGGGGCGGACACGTCGACCCCCACCGTGGCGCCCATCCGTTCGGCGAGCGCGAGCCGGCTCGGGTTCACGTCGGTGATCACGATGTTCCTCGCCCCAACGAAGCGCGCGACCGCGGCAGCCATGAGCCCGATCGGGCCGGCACCGGTGATGAGCACGTCCTCCCCCACCAGGTCGAACATCAGCGCCGTGTGGACGGCGTTTCCGAGGGGGTCGAGGATGGCGCCCACGTCGTCTTGTATCGAGTCGGGGAGCTTGAAGGCGTTGAAGGCCGGCAGTACCAGGTAGTCGGCGAACGCGCCCTGACGCTGCACGCCGATGCCGATCGTGTTGCGGCACAGGTGGCGGCGCCCGGCGCGGCAGTTGCGGCAGTGACCGCAGGTGATGTGTCCCTCGCCGCTGACGCGGTCACCCACGGCGTAGCCGTCGACCTCCGAGCCCACCTCGGCCACCACCCCCACCCACTCGTGCCCCGTGATGAGGGGCACGGGCACGGTGCGCCGCGACCACTCGTCCCAGTTGTAGATGTGCACGTCGGTGCCGCACAGGCTGGTCTTGCTGATGCGCACGAGGAGGTCGTTGGGTCCCGGCGTGGGGACGGGGGCCTCGACGCGCCAGATGCCCTCGCGCGCCTCCAACTTGGAGAGCGCCCGCACGCTAGATGACCCCCAGCTCGCGGCCCGCCTGGGCGAAGGCCGCCACGGCGCCCCCCAGCTGCTCGCGGGTGTGGGCGGCCGACATCTGGGTCCGGATGCGCGCCTGCCCGCGCGGCACCACCGGGAAGGAGAAACCGACCACGTAGACGCCAAGCTCGAGCAGCCGCGCGGCCATGCGGCCGGCGAGGGCGGCGTCACCGATCATCACGGGGATGATGGGGTGCCCCTCACCGGCCAGGGTGAAGCCGGCGGCCGTCATGGCGGCGCGGAAGTAAGCGCTGTTGTCGCGCAGGCGCTCCCTGAGTTCGCGGCTCCCCTCGAGCAGCGTGAGGACCTCGAGCGACGCCGCCACCACGCTCGGGGCCAGCGAGTTCGAGAACAGGTAGGGGCGGCTCCGTTGCCTTAGCCACTCCACGATCTCCTTGCGACCGCTCGTGTAGCCGCCGGAGGCGCCCCCCAACGCCTTGCCGAGGGTGCCGGTCAGGATGTCGACGCGCCCCATGACACCCTTCGCCTCGTGCGAGCCGCGGCCGTGCTCGCCCGTGAAGCCGGTGGCGTGGCTGTCGTCGACCATCACGAGGGCGCCGAACTCGTCCGCCAGGTCGCAGATGGCGCCCAGGTCGGCGATGACGCCGTCCATCGAGAAGACGCCGTCCGTGACGATCAGCTTGTGGCGCGCGCCGGCGGCGTCCGCCGCCTCCAGCTGGCGCCTGAGGTCCGCCATGTCGTTGTTGGCGTAGCGGTAGCGCCGCGCCTTGGAGAGGCGCACGCCGTCGATGATGCTGGCGTGGTTGAGGGCATCGGAGACGATGGCGTCCTCCTCTCCCATGATCGCCTCGAACAGCCCGCCGTTGGCGTCGAAGCACGACGAGTAGAGGATCGTGTCGTCGGTGCCGAGGAAGGCGCTGAGGCGCGCCTCGAGCTCCTTGTGGATGTCCTGCGTGCCGCAGATGAAGCGCACGGACGCCACCCCGAAGCCGCGCTCCGCCAGGCCGCGCTGCGCCGCTTCGATCACGGCGGGGTGGTTGGCCAGGCCCAGGTAGTTGTTGGCG
Proteins encoded in this region:
- a CDS encoding universal stress protein, whose amino-acid sequence is TVLVGLDGSRRAECVLPVVRFLATAVASKVVLAHVIEEPALPRLVPPTPEETALVEHLMAVNESAAGDYLADVEARIGVSTETRLKRGKSTVSALHAMVDESGADLVILSAHGYGGDQTWPYGEVATNLIGYGRTPLLVVHDVPWTERTAPAADVTDEAWGR
- a CDS encoding universal stress protein — its product is MFRHLLLPLTGTGLDAEAVRHARAMALLAGADVHVMRVLEPPERGPDAGPIDTLEWHARRVAAEEGLARVADELRAAGLTVETTCAEGQVTEHIIHQVHQGVDLMVLPTGEFGRAHVGALGGQVLWRSYVTTLLVRGERAPDHGRRDGP
- the tdh gene encoding L-threonine 3-dehydrogenase, with amino-acid sequence MRALSKLEAREGIWRVEAPVPTPGPNDLLVRISKTSLCGTDVHIYNWDEWSRRTVPVPLITGHEWVGVVAEVGSEVDGYAVGDRVSGEGHITCGHCRNCRAGRRHLCRNTIGIGVQRQGAFADYLVLPAFNAFKLPDSIQDDVGAILDPLGNAVHTALMFDLVGEDVLITGAGPIGLMAAAVARFVGARNIVITDVNPSRLALAERMGATVGVDVSAPDADLGRVMADLGMVEGFDVALEMSGAPAAYAQILETIIHGGKVALLGIPAAGFAVDWNQVIFKGLTLQGIYGRQMFETWYKMRNLLSAGLDVTPVITHHFAADDFQAAFDVMRSGRSGKVILDWSGGA
- a CDS encoding glycine C-acetyltransferase produces the protein MASDRAAFLAGLTEQLAGLRAEGLYKDERVIASQQQALVEVREDGATREVLNLCANNYLGLANHPAVIEAAQRGLAERGFGVASVRFICGTQDIHKELEARLSAFLGTDDTILYSSCFDANGGLFEAIMGEEDAIVSDALNHASIIDGVRLSKARRYRYANNDMADLRRQLEAADAAGARHKLIVTDGVFSMDGVIADLGAICDLADEFGALVMVDDSHATGFTGEHGRGSHEAKGVMGRVDILTGTLGKALGGASGGYTSGRKEIVEWLRQRSRPYLFSNSLAPSVVAASLEVLTLLEGSRELRERLRDNSAYFRAAMTAAGFTLAGEGHPIIPVMIGDAALAGRMAARLLELGVYVVGFSFPVVPRGQARIRTQMSAAHTREQLGGAVAAFAQAGRELGVI